Proteins from a genomic interval of Nocardia sp. BMG51109:
- a CDS encoding dihydrofolate reductase family protein — protein sequence MRKLTYYVAATIDGYIATEDGSVDFFPVGGDHGPAITTQYPETLPTKVRESLGIDKPGSYFDTVLMGRKTHDFGVRTGTSSPYAHLRQFVVSTTLPEGPDPDIALISADPLERVRELKRENGLGIWLCGGGDLARALLPEIDQVFLKLYPIVLGGGRSLFGASAQLPDPARFRVLTSRVFEDGVAFVKYVRIR from the coding sequence ATGCGCAAGCTGACCTATTACGTCGCGGCGACCATCGATGGGTACATCGCCACCGAGGACGGTTCGGTCGACTTCTTCCCGGTCGGTGGTGACCACGGGCCGGCGATCACGACGCAGTATCCCGAGACCCTGCCGACCAAGGTGCGCGAGTCGCTGGGCATCGATAAGCCGGGCAGTTACTTCGACACCGTGCTGATGGGCCGCAAGACCCACGACTTCGGTGTCCGGACCGGGACCTCCAGCCCGTACGCGCATCTGCGGCAGTTCGTGGTCTCCACGACGCTGCCCGAGGGCCCCGATCCCGATATCGCACTGATCTCGGCGGATCCGCTCGAGCGGGTGCGAGAGCTGAAGCGGGAGAACGGGCTCGGCATCTGGCTGTGCGGCGGCGGCGACCTCGCCCGGGCCCTGCTGCCGGAGATCGACCAGGTGTTCCTGAAGCTGTATCCGATCGTGCTGGGCGGCGGCCGCTCGCTGTTCGGCGCGAGCGCGCAGTTGCCCGACCCGGCCCGGTTCCGGGTGCTGACCAGCCGGGTCTTCGAGGACGGCGTGGCGTTCGTGAAGTACGTGCGGATTCGCTAG
- a CDS encoding glutathionylspermidine synthase family protein: MRRMHGQPRPGWRQIIEDQGLVFGSPGRDVNGRPRPYWDETVHYEFDLDEILALEAQVEVLHSMCLHAVEQIVLTERFAEFGLPEWSWEPIKKSWQRSDPYVYGRFDLRYDGRGPAKLLEYNADTPTSLLEGAIVQWHWLTDTHPDDDQWNSLHEKLVERWTELRESMPTDELHFTWSSADASGEDNITTAYMQETAAEAGFHTVALPIEEIGFDTELDRFVDLAEAPIESLFKLYPWEWALDDEFGKRVVDSLPETTWIEPLWKTMLSNKALLAVLWEMYPGHPNLLPAYIDEPHELTEYIRKPKLGREGANMTIVGTGTETATGGVYGEEGYVYQMFDPLPDFDGMRPVLGAWIVGDSSAGLGIRETPGLITDDSSTFVPHRIPQH, from the coding sequence GTGCGGCGGATGCACGGCCAACCACGACCGGGTTGGCGGCAGATCATCGAGGATCAGGGCCTGGTATTCGGCTCGCCCGGCCGCGACGTGAACGGTCGTCCGCGCCCGTACTGGGACGAAACGGTGCACTACGAGTTCGATCTCGACGAGATCCTCGCGCTGGAGGCACAGGTCGAGGTGCTGCACTCGATGTGCCTGCACGCGGTCGAGCAGATCGTGCTCACCGAGCGCTTCGCCGAGTTCGGTCTGCCGGAATGGAGCTGGGAGCCGATCAAGAAATCCTGGCAGCGCTCCGATCCCTACGTCTACGGCCGCTTCGACCTGCGCTACGACGGCCGGGGCCCGGCGAAACTGCTGGAGTACAACGCCGATACGCCGACCTCGCTGCTGGAGGGGGCAATCGTGCAGTGGCACTGGCTGACCGATACCCACCCCGACGACGATCAGTGGAATTCGTTGCACGAGAAGCTGGTCGAGCGCTGGACCGAGCTGCGCGAGTCGATGCCCACCGACGAGCTGCACTTCACCTGGTCGTCGGCGGACGCCTCCGGCGAGGACAACATCACCACGGCCTATATGCAGGAGACCGCCGCCGAGGCCGGATTCCACACCGTGGCACTGCCGATCGAGGAGATCGGATTCGACACCGAGCTGGACCGTTTCGTCGATCTGGCCGAGGCGCCGATCGAGTCGCTGTTCAAGCTGTACCCGTGGGAATGGGCGCTGGACGACGAGTTCGGCAAGCGGGTCGTCGACTCGCTGCCGGAGACCACCTGGATCGAGCCGCTGTGGAAGACGATGCTGTCCAACAAGGCGCTGCTGGCGGTGCTGTGGGAGATGTATCCCGGCCACCCCAACCTGCTGCCGGCCTACATCGATGAGCCGCACGAGCTCACCGAGTACATCCGCAAGCCCAAGCTCGGCCGCGAGGGCGCGAATATGACGATCGTCGGCACCGGCACCGAGACCGCCACCGGCGGGGTGTACGGCGAGGAGGGCTACGTCTATCAGATGTTCGACCCGCTCCCCGACTTCGACGGCATGCGGCCGGTACTCGGTGCGTGGATCGTCGGCGACTCGTCGGCCGGCCTGGGCATCCGCGAGACGCCCGGGCTGATCACCGACGACAGCTCCACGTTCGTCCCGCACCGGATCCCGCAGCACTGA
- the kdpA gene encoding potassium-transporting ATPase subunit KdpA produces MNTTIAGMLFVVSLIIAIAVVHVPLGNYMYRVYAGDRHTRLERGIYRLIGVQPGVEQNWAVYARSVLAFSAISVLFLFFLQLLQGHLPWQPSDPATEMTGGLAWNTAISFVTNTNWQNYAGESTLGHTVQMAGLAVQNFVSAAVGIAVAIALVRGFARRDTGDLGNFWVDLVRGTIRLLLPLAFVFAIVFVAAGMVQNFHVYDQVAQTLGGTGSQTLPGGPVASQEVIKELGTNGGGFFNVNAAHPFENPTAWTNWLEIFLILMISFSLPRTFGRMVGSPKHGYAITAVMATLAILSVTLTNAFQLMHHGTVPTAVGSAMSDVETRFGVSNSATYAAATTLTSTGSVDSAHDSYTSLGGLWPLFNMQLGEVAPGGTGAGLYGMLILAVITVFVAGLMVGRTPEYLGKKITPREIKLAATYFLVSPLIVLVGTAVAMAMPGQRAGMANTGPHGFTEVLYAFTSAANNNGSAFAGLSGNTDWYNTALGLAMVFGRFVPIILALALAGSLAAQGRTPESAGTLPTHRPQFVGMVVGVTIILVALTFLPALALGPLAEGIHS; encoded by the coding sequence GTGAACACGACCATCGCGGGGATGCTGTTCGTCGTCTCCCTGATCATTGCGATCGCCGTCGTGCACGTCCCGCTCGGCAACTACATGTACCGGGTGTACGCGGGCGATAGGCACACCCGGCTGGAGCGGGGCATCTATCGGCTGATCGGCGTCCAACCCGGCGTCGAGCAGAACTGGGCGGTGTATGCGCGCAGCGTGCTGGCCTTCTCGGCGATCAGCGTGCTGTTCCTGTTCTTCCTGCAACTGCTGCAGGGGCACCTGCCGTGGCAGCCGTCCGATCCGGCCACCGAGATGACCGGCGGCCTGGCCTGGAACACCGCCATCAGCTTCGTCACGAATACGAACTGGCAGAACTACGCCGGGGAGTCCACGCTCGGGCATACCGTGCAGATGGCCGGCCTGGCGGTGCAGAACTTCGTCTCGGCCGCCGTCGGCATCGCCGTCGCGATCGCGCTCGTCCGCGGTTTCGCCCGCCGCGACACCGGCGATCTCGGCAACTTCTGGGTGGATCTGGTGAGGGGAACCATTCGGCTGCTGCTGCCGCTCGCGTTCGTCTTCGCGATCGTGTTCGTCGCCGCCGGGATGGTGCAGAACTTCCACGTCTACGACCAGGTTGCGCAGACCCTGGGCGGCACCGGATCGCAGACACTGCCGGGCGGTCCGGTCGCTTCCCAGGAGGTCATCAAGGAACTGGGCACCAACGGCGGCGGATTCTTCAACGTCAATGCCGCGCACCCGTTCGAGAACCCGACGGCCTGGACGAACTGGCTCGAGATCTTCCTGATCCTGATGATCAGCTTCTCGCTGCCGCGCACGTTCGGCCGCATGGTCGGCAGCCCGAAGCACGGGTACGCGATCACCGCGGTGATGGCCACGCTGGCGATCCTCAGCGTGACGCTGACCAACGCGTTCCAGCTGATGCACCACGGCACCGTGCCCACCGCGGTCGGCTCGGCGATGTCGGACGTGGAAACCCGCTTCGGCGTATCGAATTCGGCGACCTACGCCGCGGCCACGACGCTCACCTCGACCGGTTCGGTCGACTCCGCGCACGACTCCTATACCAGCCTCGGCGGGCTGTGGCCGCTGTTCAACATGCAGCTGGGCGAGGTCGCGCCCGGTGGTACCGGCGCCGGCCTGTACGGCATGTTGATCCTGGCCGTGATCACGGTGTTCGTCGCCGGCCTGATGGTCGGCCGCACGCCGGAGTATCTGGGTAAGAAGATCACTCCGCGCGAGATCAAGCTGGCCGCCACCTACTTCCTGGTGAGCCCGCTGATCGTGCTCGTGGGTACCGCGGTGGCCATGGCGATGCCGGGCCAGCGTGCGGGGATGGCCAATACCGGCCCGCACGGATTCACCGAGGTGCTCTACGCGTTCACCTCCGCGGCCAACAACAACGGCTCGGCGTTCGCCGGCCTGTCCGGCAACACCGACTGGTACAACACGGCGCTCGGCCTGGCCATGGTGTTCGGTCGCTTCGTGCCGATCATCCTGGCCCTCGCGCTGGCCGGATCGCTTGCCGCACAAGGTCGTACGCCCGAGTCGGCCGGCACGCTGCCGACGCACCGGCCGCAGTTCGTGGGCATGGTCGTCGGCGTGACGATCATCCTGGTCGCGCTCACCTTCCTGCCCGCGCTGGCGCTCGGGCCGCTCGCCGAAGGAATCCATTCATGA
- a CDS encoding acylphosphatase: MTADVRLSAWVHGRVQGVGFRWWTRSRALELGLAGYARNTRDGRVHVLAEGPRDRCDRLLTLLRSGNTPGRVDLVVEDWGAAQGELTGFEER; the protein is encoded by the coding sequence ATGACGGCCGACGTCCGGCTGAGCGCGTGGGTGCACGGCCGGGTGCAGGGCGTCGGGTTCCGGTGGTGGACCCGTTCGCGGGCACTGGAACTCGGTCTGGCGGGCTACGCGCGTAACACTCGCGACGGTCGCGTCCATGTTCTTGCAGAGGGTCCGCGGGACCGATGTGACAGACTGCTGACGTTGTTGCGGTCCGGCAACACGCCTGGCCGCGTCGATCTGGTTGTGGAAGACTGGGGCGCCGCACAGGGCGAATTGACCGGATTCGAGGAACGGTAG
- a CDS encoding sensor histidine kinase KdpD codes for MKRGRLRIYLGAAPGVGKTYAMLGEAHRRLDRGRDVVAAVVETHGRKKTAESLEGIERIPPALIEYRGAALPELDVPAVLHRAPAVVLVDELAHTNTPGSKNEKRWQDVHELLDAGIDVITTVNVQHLESLNDVVQQITGVVQRETVPDWVVRGAEQVELVDITPEALRRRMSHGNVYAAEQVDAALRNYFRPGNLTALRELALLWLADQVDAALAKYRDDHKITDTWEARERVVVAVTGGPESETIVRRAGRIATKSSADLIVVHVVRGDGLAGVSTQRLARLRDLADGLGASLHTVTGEDVPTALLGFARQVNATQLVLGTSRRSRWARMLDEGIGSTVVQLSGKIDVHMVTHEESKRGFRWSTVTPRRRKLSSWLAAVLVPSVITVACYFWLDNHLDLAGESALFFTGVIGVSLLGGVAPATLSALLGGMLLNWFFVSPRYSVTVAELNNFLTIVVMLMVAVAVAALVDISAKRTREARRASQQAELLTLFAGAVLHGADLHDLLERARETFGQRAVSFATDDEVIARVGDDPPRRIADADVAIEAGDDMHWLLLSGRNLTSGDRLVLGAVANQAAGLQQRRRLADEAQAAAGVLEADRLRRALLSAVSHDLRTPLAAAKAAVSSLRSDDVEFSPEDTAELLEAIEESVDQLTNLVGNLLDSSRLAVGVVRPQLKRVYLEEVVNRAVVGVGMGTRGLRRAAMSRLEVEVGGVSVRADTGLLERVLANLIDNALRYSPNDTPVRVTAERTGSRVAVTVVDIGPGVPTGVEDQMFEPFQRLGDRDNSTGVGLGLSVVRGFVEAMGGTVHAEPTPGGGLTMVVDLPAGEHTNGARDTGTAAVAGPVPETDAVPETGAVPDGGTRYGAGRHQGTTRGQENG; via the coding sequence GTGAAGCGCGGTCGGTTACGCATCTATCTCGGTGCTGCCCCCGGTGTGGGCAAGACCTACGCGATGCTCGGCGAGGCCCATCGGCGCCTGGATCGCGGGCGCGACGTGGTCGCCGCGGTGGTGGAGACGCACGGCCGCAAGAAGACCGCCGAATCGCTGGAGGGCATCGAGCGCATCCCGCCGGCGCTGATCGAGTACCGCGGCGCCGCGCTGCCCGAACTCGACGTGCCGGCGGTGCTGCACCGCGCGCCCGCGGTGGTGCTGGTCGACGAGCTCGCGCACACCAACACGCCCGGCTCGAAGAACGAGAAACGCTGGCAGGACGTGCACGAGCTGCTCGACGCCGGGATCGACGTGATCACCACGGTCAACGTCCAGCACCTGGAGAGCCTGAACGACGTCGTCCAGCAGATCACCGGCGTGGTGCAGCGCGAGACCGTGCCCGACTGGGTGGTGCGCGGCGCCGAACAGGTGGAGCTGGTCGACATCACCCCCGAGGCGCTGCGGCGGCGGATGTCGCACGGCAACGTCTACGCGGCGGAGCAGGTCGACGCCGCGCTGCGCAACTACTTCCGGCCCGGAAACCTCACGGCGCTGCGGGAACTGGCGCTGCTGTGGCTGGCCGACCAGGTCGACGCGGCGCTGGCCAAGTACCGCGACGACCACAAGATCACCGACACCTGGGAGGCCCGCGAACGCGTCGTCGTGGCGGTGACCGGCGGCCCGGAGTCGGAGACCATCGTGCGCCGCGCCGGCCGCATCGCCACCAAGTCCAGCGCCGATCTGATCGTCGTGCACGTGGTGCGCGGCGACGGGCTGGCCGGCGTGTCCACGCAGCGGCTCGCCCGGCTGCGCGATCTGGCCGACGGCCTGGGCGCGAGCCTGCACACCGTGACCGGCGAGGACGTGCCGACGGCACTGCTGGGCTTCGCCCGCCAGGTCAACGCGACCCAACTGGTGCTGGGCACCTCCCGCCGCTCGCGCTGGGCCCGCATGCTGGACGAGGGCATCGGATCCACCGTGGTGCAGCTGTCGGGGAAGATCGACGTGCACATGGTCACCCACGAGGAGTCCAAACGCGGGTTCCGGTGGTCGACGGTGACGCCGCGCCGGCGCAAGCTGTCGTCCTGGCTCGCCGCCGTGCTGGTGCCGTCGGTGATCACCGTGGCGTGCTACTTCTGGCTGGACAACCACCTGGACCTGGCCGGCGAGAGCGCGCTGTTCTTCACCGGCGTCATCGGGGTATCCCTGCTCGGCGGCGTGGCACCGGCGACGCTGTCGGCGCTGCTCGGCGGCATGCTGCTGAACTGGTTCTTCGTCTCCCCGCGCTACAGCGTCACCGTCGCCGAGCTCAACAATTTCCTCACCATCGTCGTGATGCTCATGGTGGCGGTCGCCGTCGCGGCACTGGTCGACATCTCCGCGAAACGCACCCGCGAGGCCCGGCGGGCGTCGCAGCAGGCCGAACTGCTCACACTGTTCGCCGGTGCCGTACTGCACGGCGCCGACCTGCACGACCTGCTGGAACGCGCGCGGGAGACGTTCGGGCAGCGCGCGGTCAGCTTCGCGACCGACGACGAGGTGATCGCCCGCGTGGGCGACGATCCGCCGCGCCGGATCGCCGACGCCGACGTCGCGATCGAGGCCGGCGACGACATGCACTGGCTGCTGCTCTCCGGCCGCAACCTGACCTCGGGCGACCGGTTGGTGCTCGGCGCGGTAGCCAACCAGGCCGCCGGGCTGCAACAGCGCCGCAGGCTGGCCGACGAGGCACAGGCCGCGGCCGGCGTGCTCGAGGCCGATCGGCTGCGCCGCGCGCTACTGTCCGCGGTCAGCCACGACCTGCGCACCCCGCTGGCCGCGGCCAAGGCCGCGGTGTCGAGCCTGCGCAGCGACGATGTCGAATTCTCGCCGGAGGACACGGCCGAACTGCTGGAGGCCATCGAGGAATCCGTCGATCAGCTCACCAACCTGGTCGGGAACCTGCTCGATTCCTCGCGGCTGGCGGTGGGCGTGGTGCGGCCGCAGCTGAAGCGGGTGTATCTGGAGGAGGTCGTCAATCGCGCGGTGGTCGGCGTCGGGATGGGCACCCGCGGCCTGCGCCGCGCGGCGATGAGCCGGCTCGAGGTCGAGGTCGGCGGCGTGTCGGTGCGTGCCGACACCGGACTGCTGGAGCGGGTGCTGGCCAACCTCATCGATAACGCGCTGCGCTACTCGCCCAACGACACACCCGTGCGGGTCACCGCCGAGCGCACCGGCAGCCGTGTCGCGGTCACGGTGGTGGATATCGGCCCCGGGGTGCCGACGGGCGTGGAGGATCAGATGTTCGAGCCGTTCCAGCGGCTCGGCGATCGGGACAACTCCACCGGTGTCGGGCTGGGGTTGTCGGTCGTCCGCGGATTCGTCGAGGCGATGGGCGGCACCGTGCACGCCGAACCGACCCCGGGCGGCGGTCTCACCATGGTGGTCGACCTGCCGGCCGGCGAGCACACCAACGGCGCCCGGGACACCGGTACGGCGGCCGTCGCGGGCCCGGTGCCGGAAACCGATGCGGTGCCGGAAACCGGTGCGGTGCCGGACGGCGGCACGCGATACGGCGCCGGACGGCATCAGGGAACGACACGAGGACAGGAGAACGGGTGA
- a CDS encoding response regulator: MSTPVAATKVLVVDDEPQILRALRINLSVRGYEVITAASGAAALRAAAERHPDVVVLDLGLPDMDGIDVLAGLRGWSRAPVLVLSARTDSADKVEALDAGADDYVTKPFGMDELLARLRAAVRRAAEAGEGSDPVVETSSFVVDLSAKKVTKHGRDVHLTPTEWGVLEMLVRNQGKLVGRRELLREVWGPSYATETHYLRVYLAQLRRKLEDDPSHPKHLLTEAGMGYRFSA, from the coding sequence GTGAGCACACCGGTTGCGGCCACCAAGGTGCTCGTGGTCGACGACGAGCCGCAGATCCTTCGCGCGCTGCGCATCAACCTGTCGGTCCGCGGCTACGAGGTGATCACGGCCGCCAGCGGGGCGGCCGCGCTGCGCGCCGCGGCGGAAAGACACCCCGACGTAGTGGTGCTCGACCTGGGACTGCCGGATATGGACGGGATAGACGTGCTGGCCGGGCTGCGCGGCTGGAGCCGGGCACCGGTGCTCGTGCTGTCGGCGCGGACCGATTCGGCCGACAAGGTGGAGGCGCTGGACGCCGGCGCCGACGACTACGTGACCAAGCCGTTCGGGATGGACGAGCTGCTGGCCCGGCTGCGCGCCGCGGTCCGCCGCGCCGCCGAGGCGGGCGAGGGCTCCGACCCGGTGGTCGAGACCTCCTCGTTCGTCGTCGACCTGTCGGCGAAGAAGGTCACCAAGCACGGCCGGGACGTGCACCTCACCCCCACCGAATGGGGCGTGCTCGAGATGCTGGTGCGCAACCAGGGCAAGCTGGTGGGCCGCCGCGAGCTGCTGCGCGAGGTGTGGGGGCCGTCGTATGCGACCGAAACCCATTATCTGCGTGTCTATCTCGCGCAGTTGCGGCGCAAGCTGGAGGACGATCCGTCGCATCCGAAACATCTGCTGACCGAGGCGGGCATGGGTTACCGGTTCAGTGCCTGA
- a CDS encoding PHP domain-containing protein produces MAQQVPGPVQALREIAFWMERSRAQTHRVKAYRRAADIVAELPPDRFDDLRGHGGWQELSGIGPKTAEVIAQACAGRLPERLAELRTEARPIAPGGAPLRKRLRGDLHTHSNWSDGGSPIEEMMRTAIALGHDYCALTDHSPRLTVANGLSADRLRRQVEVVAELNEELAPFRVLTGIEVDILDDGTLDQEAGLLAELDIVVASVHSHLRADRETMTRRMVYAVANPNVDVLGHCTGRLVAGERGIRPESQFDAEVVFEACRRYGTAVEINSRPERLDPPSRLLRLAAEMGCYLAVDTDAHAPGQLDWQGYGCERAIANGVAAERIVNTWALPELLAFTERAADGS; encoded by the coding sequence GTGGCCCAACAGGTTCCGGGCCCCGTCCAGGCATTGCGGGAGATCGCGTTCTGGATGGAGCGCTCCCGGGCCCAGACGCATCGGGTGAAGGCGTACCGGCGGGCGGCCGATATCGTGGCCGAACTGCCGCCGGACCGCTTCGACGATCTCCGCGGACACGGTGGCTGGCAGGAGCTTTCCGGTATCGGGCCGAAGACCGCCGAGGTGATCGCGCAGGCGTGCGCCGGGCGGCTGCCCGAGCGGCTGGCCGAATTGCGTACGGAGGCTCGGCCTATCGCCCCCGGCGGGGCGCCGCTGCGCAAGCGGTTGCGCGGGGATCTGCATACGCATTCGAACTGGTCCGACGGCGGTAGCCCGATCGAGGAAATGATGCGCACCGCGATCGCGCTGGGCCACGACTACTGCGCGCTGACCGATCATTCGCCGCGGCTGACCGTCGCCAACGGGCTGTCCGCCGACCGGCTGCGCCGCCAGGTGGAGGTGGTCGCGGAGCTGAACGAGGAGTTGGCGCCGTTCCGCGTCCTCACCGGCATCGAGGTCGACATCCTCGACGACGGCACCCTCGATCAGGAGGCCGGGCTGCTGGCGGAGCTCGATATCGTGGTGGCCAGCGTGCATTCCCATCTGCGTGCCGACCGGGAGACCATGACCCGGCGGATGGTGTATGCCGTGGCGAATCCGAACGTCGACGTCCTCGGCCACTGCACGGGGCGGCTGGTGGCGGGCGAGCGCGGCATCCGGCCGGAGTCGCAGTTCGACGCCGAGGTGGTATTCGAGGCGTGCCGCCGCTACGGCACCGCGGTGGAGATCAACAGCCGCCCGGAGCGTCTCGACCCGCCGAGCCGGCTGCTGCGGCTGGCGGCGGAGATGGGCTGCTACCTGGCCGTCGACACCGACGCGCACGCGCCCGGCCAATTGGATTGGCAGGGTTACGGATGCGAGCGGGCGATCGCCAACGGCGTTGCGGCCGAACGGATCGTCAACACCTGGGCGTTACCGGAGCTGCTGGCGTTCACCGAGCGTGCCGCCGACGGGTCGTGA
- the mutM gene encoding bifunctional DNA-formamidopyrimidine glycosylase/DNA-(apurinic or apyrimidinic site) lyase, with the protein MPELPEVEVVRRGLAEHVVGGVIESVTVKHPRSVRRHLPGGDDLAAQLAGLRVESARRRGKFLWLTFDDPDLALVVHLGMSGQMLVRSADAPVEKHAHIVATLSSGVQLRFVDQRTFGGWALNPLVEVDGTSVPESVAHIGRDPLDPRFDADAVVRVVKAKQSEVKRVLLDQTVVSGIGNIYADEALWRARVHGERIAATLTKPALHGLLTEVRAVMSDALRAGGTSFDALYVNVNGQSGYFERALAAYGREDEPCRRCGAPIRREKFMNRSSFSCPRCQPKPRRRAN; encoded by the coding sequence GTGCCCGAACTACCCGAGGTCGAAGTGGTCCGTCGCGGCCTCGCCGAACATGTGGTCGGCGGCGTCATCGAATCGGTCACCGTCAAACATCCGCGTTCGGTGCGGCGGCACCTGCCGGGCGGCGACGATCTGGCCGCGCAGCTCGCCGGTCTGCGGGTCGAATCCGCGCGGCGGCGCGGCAAGTTCCTGTGGCTGACCTTCGATGATCCCGATCTCGCCCTGGTCGTGCATCTGGGCATGAGCGGGCAGATGCTGGTGCGCTCGGCCGACGCGCCCGTCGAGAAGCATGCGCACATCGTCGCGACGCTGAGTTCGGGGGTGCAGCTGCGATTCGTCGATCAGCGCACGTTCGGCGGCTGGGCGCTGAATCCGCTCGTGGAGGTGGACGGGACATCCGTCCCGGAGTCGGTCGCGCACATCGGCCGTGACCCGCTGGATCCGCGCTTCGACGCCGACGCCGTCGTCCGGGTGGTGAAGGCCAAGCAGTCCGAGGTCAAGCGGGTGCTGCTGGACCAGACCGTGGTGTCGGGCATCGGCAACATCTACGCCGACGAGGCGCTGTGGCGGGCCCGCGTGCACGGCGAACGGATCGCCGCCACGCTCACCAAGCCCGCCCTGCACGGCCTGCTGACCGAGGTCCGGGCGGTGATGAGCGATGCGCTGCGGGCCGGCGGCACGTCCTTCGACGCGCTGTACGTCAATGTCAACGGCCAGTCCGGCTACTTCGAGCGGGCGCTGGCGGCCTACGGTCGCGAGGACGAGCCGTGCCGGCGCTGCGGCGCGCCGATCCGGCGGGAGAAATTCATGAACCGGTCCTCGTTCTCGTGTCCGAGGTGTCAGCCCAAGCCACGCCGCCGAGCGAACTGA
- a CDS encoding potassium-transporting ATPase subunit F, which yields MPLSKRGFPHVCRGVHTADRRGLRAARPDSTGSGAAMTENIIGLVLAVGVALYVVAALLFPERF from the coding sequence ATGCCGCTGTCCAAGAGAGGTTTTCCACATGTCTGTCGTGGTGTTCACACTGCTGACCGTCGCGGTCTTCGCGCTGCTCGGCCTGATTCAACGGGGAGTGGAGCGGCTATGACGGAGAACATCATCGGTCTGGTACTGGCCGTCGGCGTCGCCCTGTATGTCGTTGCGGCGCTGCTGTTCCCGGAGAGGTTCTAG
- a CDS encoding DUF350 domain-containing protein has product MRTTLALESGYWGNVGHGVGAIILYAIVGLALMLVGFYAIDVTTPGPLRKMVAAGNPNAVVVTASGMVSMALIVVLAIYSAGGKLAEGLIASAIYGLVGIVAQVISVRILEWVVGLDIGALLKADQYSVNSLVVAAAHVGIGLVVAFAVL; this is encoded by the coding sequence TTGAGGACCACACTTGCGCTCGAGTCGGGGTATTGGGGGAACGTCGGCCACGGCGTCGGCGCCATCATCCTGTACGCCATCGTCGGGCTGGCGCTCATGCTGGTCGGCTTCTACGCCATCGACGTCACCACGCCCGGGCCGTTGCGCAAGATGGTCGCCGCCGGCAATCCGAACGCCGTCGTCGTGACCGCCTCGGGCATGGTGAGCATGGCGCTGATCGTGGTGCTGGCGATCTACTCGGCGGGCGGCAAGCTCGCCGAGGGGCTCATCGCCTCGGCGATCTACGGCCTGGTCGGCATTGTCGCGCAGGTGATCTCGGTGCGGATCCTGGAGTGGGTCGTCGGCCTGGACATCGGCGCGCTGCTGAAGGCCGACCAGTACTCGGTGAACTCGCTGGTGGTCGCCGCCGCCCATGTGGGCATCGGTCTGGTCGTCGCCTTCGCGGTCCTGTAG
- a CDS encoding OsmC family protein, with amino-acid sequence MAEDTAARPPAASATAPTSLWVERTGTRRYTGRNSRGAEVLVGSEGVEGVFTPGELLKIALAACTGMSSDFPLSNRLGENYDVTIRVSGAADRENEVYPELDEVVELDLSELDEAGRERLLVTVQRAVDKVCTVGRTLKAGSKVNLSFQVDA; translated from the coding sequence ATGGCTGAAGATACCGCCGCACGCCCGCCCGCCGCATCCGCCACGGCGCCGACCTCGCTGTGGGTCGAGCGCACCGGAACTCGGCGCTACACCGGCCGCAACTCGCGTGGAGCGGAGGTGCTCGTCGGTTCGGAGGGCGTCGAGGGCGTCTTCACCCCCGGCGAGTTGCTGAAGATCGCGCTGGCCGCCTGCACGGGGATGAGTTCGGACTTCCCGCTGTCGAACCGGCTCGGCGAGAACTACGACGTCACCATCCGGGTGTCCGGCGCGGCCGACCGGGAGAACGAGGTCTATCCGGAACTCGACGAGGTGGTCGAGCTGGACCTGTCCGAACTCGACGAGGCCGGGCGCGAGCGGCTGCTGGTCACCGTTCAGCGCGCCGTCGACAAGGTGTGCACGGTGGGCCGGACGCTGAAGGCCGGAAGCAAGGTGAACCTGTCGTTCCAGGTGGACGCGTGA